A single window of Streptomyces griseoviridis DNA harbors:
- a CDS encoding alpha/beta hydrolase → MSHPTTYLLVHGAWHDGQSWNRVAPLLTAQGHRVLTPSLTGHGDKAHLLSPEVGLTTHVDDIVGLILDHDLRDLVLAGHSYAGMVISSVANRVPERIARLVYIDAMVPTHGENAIDVMPLTRVMIDGAADSAQPWRIPPMPEFPAPQGLFGVTDPDDIAWLRTTLTDESVLCFQQPAELDDPAQALIPRVHVLCVGSVPEGVTRRPVPEIQPNGEPSQVHELETGHDCMITKPAELADLLLKHA, encoded by the coding sequence ATGTCCCACCCGACCACCTACCTCCTCGTCCACGGCGCCTGGCACGACGGGCAGTCCTGGAACCGCGTCGCACCCCTGCTCACCGCCCAGGGGCATCGCGTCCTCACGCCCTCCCTCACCGGCCACGGCGACAAGGCGCACCTGCTCAGCCCCGAGGTCGGGCTCACCACCCACGTCGACGACATCGTCGGCCTCATCCTCGACCACGACCTGCGCGACCTCGTCCTCGCCGGGCACAGCTACGCGGGCATGGTCATCTCCAGCGTGGCGAACCGGGTCCCCGAGCGCATCGCGCGCCTCGTGTACATCGACGCGATGGTGCCGACCCACGGTGAGAACGCCATCGACGTCATGCCGCTCACCCGAGTCATGATCGACGGCGCGGCGGACAGCGCCCAGCCCTGGCGCATACCGCCCATGCCGGAGTTCCCCGCGCCGCAGGGCCTGTTCGGCGTCACCGACCCCGATGACATCGCCTGGCTCAGGACCACGCTCACGGACGAGTCGGTCCTCTGCTTCCAGCAGCCGGCCGAACTGGACGACCCCGCACAGGCGTTGATCCCCCGAGTCCACGTGCTCTGCGTCGGCAGCGTGCCCGAAGGCGTCACCCGGCGTCCCGTCCCGGAGATCCAGCCCAACGGCGAGCCGTCCCAGGTCCATGAACTGGAGACCGGGCACGACTGCATGATCACCAAGCCCGCGGAACTCGCCGACCTGCTGCTCAAGCACGCCTGA
- a CDS encoding PucR family transcriptional regulator, which translates to MYPPPDPAVPAVVQLQHVVPTLSGPLVDLLVAPLGMERPLTSVVIAEPDDEPRSYDEALVLVIGARGRSATGAVMAAGRGGASAVAVRTGADAGDVEALRQAAAECGVALLAVSDGARWEQVEAVARTVVETVHQTPDLVGPYADNDLFSLAQTLASLTDGIVSIEDTTHRVLAYSRSGDRVDEVRRLSILGQACPEGYLAVLREAGVYARLRAGEEVLEVAARPELGARRRVVAGVTAGGRLLGTIWVQEGPAPLAERTGELLKGAARLATLLLIRHPGGPGRHSLLREELAAGLLEGRVPPGSLAGRLGVPPDCAATVIGIDLRERDGVDGPSLELGRARSTEIVSVHAAAYRRTAVAAPLDGRLYVLVPESGAGPDHGTHRAAADPVAESTLLAWTADLVATLRRHLGTPVQAGIAPAVRRLTEAPAARLSADRVLRVLERDPGRPVATYAQVRATVVLGQVLGLLAENPAVHDPAVRILADHDVRHGTDLCGSLLRYLDAFGEVKEVAEQLHIHPNTLRHRIRRAVRLSGLDLRDPDQRLVAMLELRKIRGQGRG; encoded by the coding sequence ATGTACCCGCCCCCGGATCCCGCCGTGCCCGCTGTCGTCCAGTTGCAACACGTCGTCCCGACGCTCTCGGGGCCCCTGGTGGACCTCCTCGTCGCGCCGCTGGGCATGGAGCGTCCCCTGACATCGGTGGTGATCGCGGAGCCCGACGACGAGCCCCGCTCCTACGACGAGGCGCTGGTGCTCGTCATCGGGGCGCGCGGGCGGTCCGCGACGGGAGCGGTGATGGCCGCCGGACGCGGCGGTGCGAGCGCCGTCGCCGTGCGGACGGGCGCCGACGCCGGTGACGTGGAGGCGCTGCGGCAGGCCGCCGCCGAGTGCGGGGTGGCGCTGCTCGCGGTGAGTGACGGGGCCCGTTGGGAGCAGGTCGAGGCGGTGGCCAGGACGGTCGTGGAGACGGTGCACCAGACACCGGATCTCGTCGGACCGTACGCCGACAACGATCTGTTCTCGCTCGCGCAGACCCTGGCGTCGCTCACCGACGGCATCGTGAGCATCGAGGACACCACCCACCGTGTGCTGGCCTACTCCCGGTCGGGTGACCGGGTCGACGAGGTGCGCCGGCTGTCGATCCTGGGGCAGGCGTGTCCCGAGGGGTATCTGGCGGTGCTGCGCGAGGCGGGCGTGTACGCGCGGCTGCGGGCGGGCGAGGAGGTCCTGGAGGTCGCCGCGCGTCCGGAGCTGGGGGCGCGCCGTCGGGTGGTGGCCGGGGTCACCGCGGGCGGCAGGCTGCTGGGCACCATCTGGGTCCAGGAGGGGCCGGCACCGCTCGCGGAGCGGACCGGTGAGCTGCTGAAGGGTGCGGCACGGCTCGCGACGCTGCTGCTCATCCGGCACCCGGGAGGACCGGGCCGGCACAGCCTGCTGCGTGAGGAACTGGCCGCCGGACTCCTGGAGGGGCGTGTGCCGCCCGGTTCGCTCGCGGGACGGCTCGGCGTGCCGCCGGACTGCGCGGCGACCGTGATCGGCATCGATCTCCGCGAGCGGGACGGCGTGGACGGTCCGTCCCTCGAGCTGGGCCGGGCGCGCAGCACGGAGATCGTCTCCGTGCACGCCGCGGCGTACCGGCGCACCGCGGTCGCCGCCCCGCTGGACGGCCGGCTCTACGTGCTCGTCCCCGAGTCGGGTGCGGGCCCCGATCACGGCACGCACCGGGCCGCCGCCGATCCGGTCGCGGAGTCGACGCTGCTCGCGTGGACCGCCGACCTGGTGGCCACCCTCCGGCGCCATCTGGGCACCCCCGTCCAGGCCGGCATCGCCCCCGCGGTGCGGCGGCTCACGGAGGCCCCGGCGGCCCGGCTGTCGGCGGACCGCGTCCTGCGGGTGCTGGAGCGGGATCCGGGCCGGCCGGTGGCGACGTACGCGCAGGTGCGGGCCACGGTCGTGCTGGGGCAGGTGCTCGGGCTGCTCGCCGAGAACCCGGCCGTCCACGATCCCGCGGTGCGGATTCTCGCCGACCACGACGTCCGGCACGGCACGGACCTGTGCGGGTCGCTGCTGCGGTACCTCGACGCCTTCGGCGAGGTGAAGGAGGTGGCGGAGCAGCTGCACATCCACCCCAACACGCTCCGCCACCGCATCCGGCGGGCCGTGCGGCTCAGCGGACTCGATCTGCGCGACCCCGACCAGCGGCTCGTGGCGATGCTGGAGCTGCGCAAGATCCGCGGGCAGGGCCGCGGGTGA
- a CDS encoding helix-turn-helix domain-containing protein produces the protein MKRSPNGSRPGNWRELPPELPPDCARLVTCLRRIKDREGLTLERLAETTAVSRSSWERYLNGRQFPPRHAVEALCQAVPDERDRQRALSQWELADAAWSRRTQVAPSDRPESAQASAPRSDSGPDGRPDRPASPGTDRAGRSTSGAGTGVRRRQRQDGLLRGPLLAASAVLDAHPVASAAGVALLCAAMLVPAAVVHASRGAAGPAASAPPPVCLLRSCEGRSPQTTACEDPVTVARHTAADGTRLEIRLSPGCRAAWIRAWPTHTGFGLVISGPDAEPQSAVRTIRSAQPEAVATTMISAGSPGRLRACYRPVADRPARECFGTTP, from the coding sequence GTGAAACGATCGCCCAACGGGTCCAGGCCCGGGAACTGGCGCGAGCTGCCACCGGAACTGCCGCCTGACTGCGCGAGGTTGGTCACCTGTCTGCGCCGGATCAAGGACCGGGAAGGGCTGACCCTGGAGAGGCTCGCCGAGACGACCGCGGTGAGCAGATCGTCCTGGGAGCGGTATCTCAACGGCAGGCAGTTCCCGCCCCGCCACGCGGTCGAGGCGCTGTGCCAGGCGGTGCCGGACGAGCGGGACCGGCAACGGGCGCTTTCCCAGTGGGAGTTGGCGGACGCGGCGTGGAGCAGACGGACGCAGGTGGCCCCCTCCGACCGTCCGGAGTCTGCCCAGGCGTCCGCCCCGCGATCCGACTCCGGGCCGGACGGGCGGCCTGACCGGCCCGCCTCACCCGGCACGGACCGGGCCGGCCGCTCCACGAGCGGGGCGGGGACCGGCGTCCGTCGCCGTCAGCGTCAGGACGGGTTGCTGCGGGGCCCGCTGCTCGCGGCGTCCGCCGTGCTCGACGCCCATCCCGTCGCGTCCGCGGCCGGTGTGGCGCTGCTCTGCGCCGCGATGCTGGTGCCCGCGGCCGTCGTGCACGCCTCGCGCGGCGCGGCGGGACCGGCGGCCTCCGCCCCGCCCCCGGTGTGCCTGCTCCGATCCTGCGAGGGGCGCTCTCCGCAGACGACCGCCTGCGAGGACCCCGTCACGGTGGCGCGTCACACGGCGGCCGACGGCACCCGCCTGGAGATCCGGCTCAGCCCCGGTTGCCGGGCGGCCTGGATCCGGGCGTGGCCGACGCACACCGGCTTCGGCCTCGTGATCAGCGGCCCCGACGCGGAGCCGCAGTCCGCGGTCCGCACGATCCGGTCGGCTCAGCCGGAAGCGGTGGCCACGACGATGATCTCCGCGGGCAGTCCCGGCCGTCTCCGCGCCTGCTACCGGCCGGTCGCGGACAGACCGGCCCGCGAGTGCTTCGGCACCACGCCCTGA
- a CDS encoding branched-chain amino acid ABC transporter permease has product MTTTIDPRLARTLTAIGAALTLASPFLAWTWTAAYPGNLTLDGYPGGSQVVTLVTGALAALFTAAALGLPGVRRLAPAGAVRALRSASLAALTTTWVTVGAIALTLGGAVNVEPGGWLACVAVLLLAGGAHALPDDTVEPPPPGARLPWPAEVALITAVFLAALAVLTYGITTDSAEEFLAFLPAAGFGARALSAAGITRRVSEINARHRVAVAVAALASALVFPFTQTGDRYTAIADNILVFAAVALGLNIVVGLVGLLDLGYVAFLGTGAYSAALVSGSTFSTFHIAPWPFWATALLGMAVSLLAGLVIGAPTLRLHGDYLAIVTLGFGEIFRITVNNLDGTSGPSLTNGPNGINAIPDIELFGFDFGKPHTVLGVSFGRFANYYLLLLAVIAVIVFVYARAGDSRVGRAWIALREDEKAATAMGIEGFRFKLLAFGLGACLAGLAGTVMAHLQTNAVPDNYKFADTAPPNSAFLLAAVVLGGMGTISGPLVGAALLYLIPAKFEFFNRYQMMLFGLALIVMMRFRPEGLVPDRKHQLEFHDKQVSGAQARQVAAEATA; this is encoded by the coding sequence ATGACGACCACGATCGATCCGCGGCTCGCGCGGACCCTCACCGCCATCGGCGCGGCGCTCACCCTGGCCTCGCCCTTCCTCGCCTGGACCTGGACCGCCGCCTACCCGGGCAATCTCACGCTCGACGGATATCCCGGGGGAAGCCAGGTCGTCACGCTGGTCACCGGAGCGCTGGCCGCGCTGTTCACGGCCGCCGCTCTCGGCCTCCCCGGTGTGCGCCGGCTCGCGCCCGCCGGAGCCGTACGCGCGCTGCGGTCCGCGTCGCTCGCGGCGCTGACCACCACCTGGGTCACCGTCGGGGCGATCGCCCTCACCCTCGGCGGCGCCGTCAACGTCGAGCCGGGCGGCTGGCTCGCCTGCGTCGCCGTACTGCTCCTCGCGGGCGGGGCGCACGCGCTGCCCGACGACACGGTCGAACCGCCGCCGCCAGGCGCGCGGCTGCCGTGGCCGGCCGAAGTCGCCCTGATCACCGCGGTGTTCCTGGCCGCCCTGGCCGTGCTGACGTACGGCATCACCACGGACTCGGCGGAGGAATTCCTGGCCTTCCTGCCCGCGGCGGGGTTCGGCGCCCGCGCGCTGTCGGCCGCGGGGATCACCCGACGCGTCAGCGAGATCAACGCCCGCCACCGGGTCGCGGTCGCGGTCGCCGCGCTCGCCTCGGCGCTGGTCTTCCCCTTCACCCAGACCGGCGACCGGTACACGGCGATCGCCGACAACATCCTCGTCTTCGCGGCGGTCGCGCTCGGCCTCAACATCGTCGTCGGCCTGGTCGGGCTGCTCGACCTCGGCTACGTCGCGTTCCTCGGCACGGGCGCGTACTCGGCGGCGCTCGTCTCCGGCTCGACGTTCTCCACGTTCCACATCGCGCCCTGGCCGTTCTGGGCCACCGCCCTGCTCGGCATGGCGGTCTCGCTCCTCGCCGGCCTCGTCATCGGCGCGCCCACCCTGCGGCTGCACGGCGACTACCTCGCCATCGTCACCCTCGGCTTCGGCGAGATCTTCCGCATCACCGTCAACAACCTCGACGGCACCTCGGGACCGTCACTGACCAACGGCCCCAACGGAATCAACGCGATCCCCGACATCGAGCTGTTCGGCTTCGACTTCGGGAAACCGCACACCGTCCTCGGCGTCTCCTTCGGCAGGTTCGCCAACTACTACCTGCTGCTGCTCGCGGTGATCGCCGTCATCGTCTTCGTGTACGCGCGGGCGGGCGACTCCCGGGTCGGGCGGGCCTGGATCGCGCTGCGCGAGGACGAGAAGGCCGCCACCGCCATGGGCATCGAGGGCTTCCGGTTCAAGCTCCTCGCCTTCGGGCTCGGCGCCTGCCTCGCGGGACTCGCGGGCACGGTCATGGCGCATCTGCAGACCAACGCCGTTCCCGACAACTACAAGTTCGCCGACACCGCACCGCCCAACTCGGCTTTCCTGCTGGCCGCGGTGGTCCTCGGCGGCATGGGCACCATCTCGGGGCCGCTCGTCGGCGCGGCCCTCCTGTACCTGATCCCGGCGAAGTTCGAGTTCTTCAACAGGTACCAGATGATGCTGTTCGGTCTCGCGCTGATCGTGATGATGCGGTTCAGGCCCGAGGGCCTGGTACCTGACCGCAAGCACCAACTGGAGTTCCACGACAAGCAGGTCTCCGGCGCCCAGGCGCGCCAGGTGGCCGCGGAGGCCACCGCATGA
- a CDS encoding acyl carrier protein — protein sequence MNSTDILNTVAEIIAEVVGVDPALVTTEKSFVNDLDIDSLALVEMNIVIEDRFDLKIPDERVADLTTVGDMVSYIAEHR from the coding sequence GTGAACAGCACCGACATTCTGAACACCGTCGCCGAGATCATCGCGGAGGTCGTCGGCGTCGACCCCGCTCTGGTGACCACCGAGAAGTCCTTCGTCAACGACCTGGACATCGACTCCCTCGCGCTGGTGGAGATGAACATCGTCATCGAGGACAGGTTCGACCTGAAGATCCCCGACGAACGGGTCGCCGACCTGACCACCGTCGGCGACATGGTGAGCTACATCGCCGAGCACCGGTGA
- a CDS encoding branched-chain amino acid ABC transporter permease, whose amino-acid sequence MYGLIAVGYTMVYGILQIINFAHGEIFMLGGFGALFVYAWVPALHETSLWVALPVMLIVGVLLAVTAAVAAERFAYRPLRTAPRLAPLISAIGLSLFLQQVVFNFFTLPGESVGITAPVPFPQLDGGPLRLGGVTVSYAAILTLVVAAGAMTGLTYFVGRTRTGRAMQATAQDPKTARLMGIDTDRVIVVAFAIGAVLAAVACLTQGLRLGSISYNMGFIAGLKGFTAAVLGGIGNIRGAVLGGVVLGVAESLASGLLPHVPSLQMFGGAVWKDVWAFVILIAVLLIRPQGLLGERIADRA is encoded by the coding sequence ATGTACGGCCTGATAGCCGTCGGTTACACGATGGTCTACGGCATCCTCCAGATCATCAACTTCGCCCACGGCGAGATCTTCATGCTGGGCGGCTTCGGCGCCCTGTTCGTCTACGCGTGGGTGCCCGCCCTGCACGAGACCTCCCTGTGGGTCGCGCTGCCGGTCATGCTGATCGTCGGGGTCCTGCTCGCGGTGACCGCCGCGGTGGCCGCGGAGCGCTTCGCCTACCGCCCGCTGCGCACCGCGCCGCGGCTCGCGCCGCTGATCAGCGCGATCGGCCTGTCGCTCTTCCTCCAGCAGGTCGTCTTCAACTTCTTCACCCTGCCGGGCGAGTCGGTCGGCATCACCGCCCCGGTCCCCTTCCCTCAACTCGACGGCGGGCCACTGCGGTTGGGCGGTGTGACCGTCTCGTACGCCGCGATCCTCACGCTCGTCGTCGCGGCGGGCGCGATGACCGGGCTCACGTACTTCGTGGGCCGCACCCGTACCGGGCGGGCCATGCAGGCCACCGCCCAGGACCCGAAGACCGCCCGCCTGATGGGCATCGACACGGACCGCGTCATCGTCGTCGCCTTCGCCATCGGCGCGGTCCTGGCGGCGGTCGCCTGTCTCACCCAGGGGCTCAGGCTCGGGAGCATCTCGTACAACATGGGGTTCATCGCGGGCCTGAAGGGTTTCACGGCCGCCGTGCTGGGCGGCATCGGCAACATCAGGGGCGCCGTGCTCGGCGGGGTCGTCCTCGGTGTCGCCGAGTCCCTGGCCTCCGGGCTGCTGCCGCACGTGCCGTCGTTGCAGATGTTCGGCGGGGCGGTGTGGAAGGACGTGTGGGCCTTCGTGATCCTCATCGCCGTCCTGCTGATCAGACCACAGGGCCTGCTGGGCGAACGCATCGCGGACAGGGCGTGA
- a CDS encoding MSMEG_1061 family FMN-dependent PPOX-type flavoprotein, which translates to MTTSLPGSAFDSLRLDAVADQEALRRAYELPREAALRKQMTELTDETRRLIGCSSLVLVASTDAEGNCDVSPRGGPAGFVSVLDTRTVAIPDATGNKRLDTLQNVIATGRAGLLFVIPGRTTTLRVNGRACVSTRPDLLSQLTAVGKPPASALVLGIEEVYPHCPKSLLRSGAWKPEQWLPADAQPTSAEVTLAQLRMPELTIADIEQAEADALKYRYE; encoded by the coding sequence ATGACGACATCCCTTCCCGGCAGTGCCTTCGACTCGCTCCGCCTCGACGCCGTGGCCGACCAGGAGGCGCTGCGTCGCGCCTACGAACTCCCCAGAGAAGCGGCACTGCGCAAGCAGATGACCGAACTCACCGATGAGACAAGGCGGTTGATCGGCTGCTCGTCACTGGTCCTGGTCGCCAGCACCGACGCCGAGGGCAACTGCGACGTCTCACCGCGCGGCGGCCCCGCCGGGTTCGTGTCCGTCCTGGACACACGGACGGTGGCGATACCCGACGCGACCGGCAACAAGCGTCTGGACACCCTCCAGAACGTCATCGCCACCGGACGGGCCGGGCTGCTGTTCGTCATCCCGGGCCGTACCACCACGCTCAGGGTGAACGGCCGGGCCTGCGTCTCCACCCGCCCCGACCTGCTGTCGCAGCTGACCGCCGTGGGCAAGCCGCCGGCCAGCGCACTGGTGCTGGGGATCGAGGAGGTCTACCCGCACTGCCCCAAGTCGCTGCTGCGCAGCGGGGCGTGGAAGCCGGAGCAGTGGCTGCCGGCGGACGCGCAGCCGACATCGGCCGAGGTGACACTGGCCCAACTACGGATGCCGGAGCTGACGATCGCCGACATCGAGCAGGCGGAGGCGGACGCGCTGAAGTACCGCTACGAGTAG
- a CDS encoding branched-chain amino acid ABC transporter substrate-binding protein has protein sequence MHHTRLLRLGVPLVAGALTLTACGSRDEGNGTGSSTGASTTVTIGFDAPLSKDLAAVGLGMKNSAELAVKKANAAKAVPGVTFELAAKDDQATPNIGQQNAAAFVADQSVVGVVGAYNSSVSAAMASTLHDARMVQVSGANTAAALTQGADYKTAPKRQYDNYFRTISTDAVAAPVMAAYFYQDLKVTKLATVDDKKTYGTGIVDNFTDAYRKLGGKVVIHQSINPDEADYAAVVNSVKSSGAHGVFYGGEYPQAGPLKKQLVAAGFDGPMGGGDAVKDDQLVSLAGAKAANGVCAHSDGAPVASLDSAKTFVADYKAAGYAEDYGVFGAYVYDATTALIKAVGAAVEAGGGTAGDLARLRPKVVDAMQEVSFDGATGKVGFDEYGDSVNQVISVNCVQGGAWKNGVKVVTVK, from the coding sequence ATGCACCACACTCGTCTGCTGAGACTCGGTGTCCCGTTGGTGGCCGGGGCGCTGACGCTGACCGCGTGCGGCAGCCGCGACGAGGGCAACGGCACCGGCTCGTCCACCGGCGCGAGCACGACGGTCACCATCGGCTTCGACGCCCCGCTGTCGAAGGATCTGGCCGCCGTCGGCCTGGGCATGAAGAACTCCGCCGAGCTGGCGGTGAAGAAGGCCAACGCCGCGAAGGCGGTACCGGGCGTCACGTTCGAACTGGCCGCCAAGGACGACCAGGCGACCCCGAACATCGGCCAGCAGAACGCGGCCGCGTTCGTCGCCGACCAGAGCGTCGTCGGTGTCGTCGGCGCCTACAACTCCTCGGTGTCCGCCGCGATGGCGTCGACGCTGCACGACGCGCGGATGGTCCAGGTGTCGGGCGCCAACACCGCCGCGGCCCTCACCCAGGGCGCCGACTACAAGACGGCGCCGAAGCGGCAGTACGACAACTACTTCCGCACGATCAGCACCGACGCCGTGGCGGCTCCCGTGATGGCCGCGTACTTCTACCAGGACCTCAAGGTCACGAAGCTCGCCACGGTCGACGACAAGAAGACCTACGGCACCGGCATCGTCGACAACTTCACCGACGCGTACCGGAAGCTGGGCGGCAAGGTCGTCATCCACCAGTCCATCAACCCGGACGAGGCCGACTACGCGGCCGTCGTCAACAGCGTCAAGTCGTCCGGTGCGCATGGGGTGTTCTACGGGGGTGAGTACCCGCAGGCCGGGCCGCTGAAGAAGCAGCTCGTCGCGGCCGGGTTCGACGGTCCGATGGGCGGCGGCGACGCCGTCAAGGACGACCAGTTGGTCTCGCTGGCCGGCGCGAAGGCCGCGAACGGCGTGTGCGCGCACTCGGACGGCGCCCCGGTCGCCTCCCTCGACTCCGCGAAGACGTTCGTCGCGGACTACAAGGCGGCCGGGTACGCCGAGGACTACGGCGTCTTCGGCGCGTACGTCTACGACGCGACGACCGCCCTGATCAAAGCGGTCGGCGCCGCGGTCGAGGCCGGCGGCGGGACGGCGGGCGACCTCGCGCGGCTGCGGCCGAAGGTCGTCGACGCCATGCAGGAGGTGTCGTTCGACGGCGCCACCGGCAAGGTCGGCTTCGACGAGTACGGCGACAGCGTGAACCAGGTCATCAGCGTCAACTGCGTGCAGGGCGGCGCCTGGAAGAACGGCGTCAAGGTCGTGACCGTCAAGTAG
- a CDS encoding aminotransferase class I/II-fold pyridoxal phosphate-dependent enzyme gives MTASPAPAPSVDRLAPWAFAAFVEANTHDTQYRPPVVDGPIGPTIVRNGRELVNFASISFLDLERHIPVRRHFAEGALAHGLSTSGSRMTQGICRPHQVLEETIARRTGKERAISFATGLLANIGFVHAMSSSAQFDTGIEVRNNDTVFVVDRDVHWSIWKGLEGLGYGRRVHAFRHNDVADLGVVLERVRTRKTVVIAESIYSADGTMGPIVEILDACDRHGAISMIDDANGFMVYGPENRPYAREAAAIRERADFVMVSLSKAIGLEGGALAGPAAAIDAFELLSGTSMFTAAIQPPTAHAAERTIEALAADPTIVDDYLAHAARLRRQIHEAGTPTTPTESYMLSMPIGNDAAALQMREWFVEDGYLVPVFSYPAVARNQALLRLFPHAGHTEEQMDAFLRTLLTYRRRLGL, from the coding sequence ATGACCGCGTCCCCCGCCCCCGCACCGTCCGTGGACCGCCTGGCCCCCTGGGCCTTCGCCGCGTTCGTCGAGGCGAACACCCACGACACGCAGTACCGGCCGCCGGTGGTGGACGGTCCCATCGGGCCGACCATCGTGCGCAACGGACGCGAGCTGGTGAACTTCGCCAGCATCAGCTTCCTCGATCTGGAACGCCACATCCCGGTGCGCAGGCACTTCGCGGAAGGGGCGCTCGCCCACGGCCTGAGCACCAGCGGGTCGAGGATGACCCAGGGGATCTGCCGCCCGCACCAGGTGCTGGAGGAGACGATCGCCCGCCGCACCGGCAAGGAGCGCGCCATCAGCTTCGCCACCGGGCTGCTGGCCAACATCGGGTTCGTGCACGCCATGAGCAGTTCCGCGCAGTTCGACACCGGGATCGAGGTGCGCAACAACGACACCGTCTTCGTCGTCGACCGCGATGTCCACTGGAGCATCTGGAAGGGCCTTGAGGGACTCGGCTACGGCCGCAGGGTGCACGCGTTCCGCCACAACGACGTCGCCGACCTGGGGGTTGTCCTGGAGCGGGTGAGGACCCGCAAGACCGTGGTGATCGCCGAGAGCATCTACTCGGCCGACGGCACGATGGGGCCGATCGTGGAGATCCTCGACGCGTGCGACCGGCACGGCGCCATCAGCATGATCGACGACGCGAACGGCTTCATGGTGTACGGGCCCGAGAACCGTCCCTACGCCCGGGAGGCGGCCGCGATCAGGGAGCGGGCCGACTTCGTCATGGTGTCGCTGTCGAAGGCCATCGGTCTCGAAGGCGGCGCGCTCGCCGGGCCCGCGGCGGCCATCGACGCCTTCGAACTGCTCTCCGGGACCTCGATGTTCACGGCCGCCATCCAGCCGCCCACCGCCCACGCCGCCGAGCGCACGATCGAGGCCCTCGCCGCCGATCCGACGATCGTCGACGACTACCTGGCGCACGCGGCCCGCCTGCGCCGCCAGATCCACGAGGCCGGCACACCGACGACGCCGACCGAGTCGTACATGCTCTCGATGCCGATCGGGAACGACGCGGCCGCCCTCCAGATGCGGGAGTGGTTCGTCGAGGACGGCTACCTCGTCCCCGTCTTCTCCTACCCGGCTGTCGCACGCAATCAGGCGCTGCTGCGCCTGTTCCCGCACGCGGGCCACACCGAGGAGCAGATGGACGCGTTCCTGCGCACCCTCCTCACCTACCGCAGACGCCTCGGACTCTGA
- a CDS encoding helix-turn-helix domain-containing protein: MRWKMLPESLGPAERQLVAELRLLKDRSGLSLMSLGARTPFSVSSWERYLNGGAVPPTTAVVAFARLAGADAAPLLALRDAAQRSRATPKTVLDNSGPARALDDTDPARAVDEPDPARAAAADVEHPAPGPSASGGRVRVVALSTAVGAVLLSAAVSVWLIRAPASGTPRGTATGGGAGAYTCSYSRHGDLVFAGNSTTTTRLVSLNTTGPEAAEVQCLLLRHRLSPGDVDGYYGDRTAAQVERLQRENHVPADRIVGEQTWALLRHVE; the protein is encoded by the coding sequence GTGCGGTGGAAGATGCTGCCGGAGTCGCTCGGCCCGGCCGAACGTCAACTCGTGGCGGAACTGCGGCTGTTGAAGGATCGCAGCGGGCTGAGCCTGATGTCGCTCGGGGCGAGGACACCGTTCAGCGTGTCGTCCTGGGAGCGCTATCTCAACGGCGGGGCGGTGCCGCCGACCACGGCGGTGGTGGCGTTCGCGCGTCTCGCGGGAGCGGACGCGGCGCCCCTCCTCGCGTTACGGGACGCGGCGCAGCGGTCCCGGGCCACGCCGAAGACGGTCCTCGACAACTCGGGCCCGGCCAGGGCCCTCGACGACACCGACCCGGCCAGGGCCGTGGACGAGCCCGACCCGGCCAGGGCCGCCGCCGCCGACGTCGAGCACCCCGCTCCGGGACCGAGCGCGTCCGGAGGGCGTGTCCGCGTCGTGGCGCTGTCCACCGCGGTCGGTGCGGTGCTGCTGTCCGCCGCGGTCTCGGTGTGGTTGATCCGGGCACCGGCGTCCGGCACCCCGCGCGGCACGGCGACGGGCGGCGGGGCCGGGGCGTACACGTGCTCCTACAGCCGGCACGGCGACCTCGTGTTCGCGGGGAACAGCACCACGACGACCCGCCTGGTCTCGCTCAACACGACGGGACCCGAGGCCGCCGAGGTGCAGTGCCTCCTGCTGCGCCACCGTCTTTCGCCCGGTGACGTGGACGGCTACTACGGCGACCGCACCGCCGCCCAGGTCGAGCGGCTCCAGCGGGAGAACCACGTGCCCGCCGACAGGATCGTCGGCGAACAGACCTGGGCGCTGCTGCGCCACGTGGAGTGA